The Primulina huaijiensis isolate GDHJ02 chromosome 12, ASM1229523v2, whole genome shotgun sequence genome has a window encoding:
- the LOC140989208 gene encoding uncharacterized protein isoform X3: MIRSFLNLYQFYSRACSLLCHLLRSKALSIVYNCTSVLGILSGVYKMETSALLLPMLQPWMEQFSSILKHPVPSEDPDDWSIRMEVLKCLNQFVQYFPAIADTHFTVIVGPLWHTFITSLGVYERSSVEGVEDSYDGRYDSDGAEKSLESFVIQLFEFLLTIVGSPKFVRVVMNNVKELVYHTIGFLQMTEQQVHTWSLDANQYVADEDDNTYSCRVSGALLLEEIITSCGMEGLNAVIDSLKRRISDSKQQKDSGTPGWWKLREATLFALGSVSEQLLQTEATGPAMQNMLEQIVIDDVATSVHVYPFLYARLFTSVAKFSSVMNQQVTEHFLCAAIKTVGMDVPPPVKVGACRALSELLPDSSGAILQPYALDLFSSLIDLLNNASDETMHLVLETLQAAVKAGHGILASIEPVISPIILNMWASHVSNPFISIDALEVLEAIKNATGCIHPLVSRVLPYIRPILSNPHQQPDGLVAASLDLVTMLVKNAPIDVVKAVNQVSFDPVVRIVLQSNDHSEMQNATQCLAAFVSGGKQDLLAWNGDPGFTMRSLLDVASRLLDPDLESSGSLFVGSYILQLILHLPSQMAHHIRDLVIALIRRMQSSQIAGLKSSLLLIFARLVHMSVPHVEQFIDLLVSIPAEGHQNSFGYVMFEWTRQQGEVQGAYQIKVTTTALALLLLTGHVELGNIKVQGHLTKSAAEITTRSKAKLVPDQWTLSPLPEKILALLADSLLEIHEQVDGDNEDSDWEEVQNGDKEHEDNIDNFQYSVGTASQGRPTYEYLDAMAKAFDVDQDDDYEDEYLSSADPLNEINLVNNLVEFFMKFSDRDKSYFELLFQSLTKDQQNAVLMVLRR; this comes from the exons ATGATAAGATCGTTCCTAAACTTATACCAGTTTTATTCCCGTGCTTGCTCACTATTGTGTCATCTCCTCAG GTCTAAAGCTCTTTCAATAGTGTACAATTGTACTTCAGTGCTCGGGATTTTGAGTGGTGTATATAAG ATGGAAACAAGCGCCTTGCTGTTACCAATGCTCCAGCCTTGGATGGAGCAATTTTCTTCAATCCTAAAGCACCCAGTGCCATCTGAAGATCCTGATGATTGGAGCATTCGGATGGAG GTTTTAAAGTGCCTGAATCAGTTTGTTCAATACTTTCCAGCCATAGCCGATACTCATTTTACAG TTATTGTAGGGCCATTGTGGCATACATTTATAACATCCTTGGGAGTCTATGAGCGATCTTCAGTTGAAGGTGTTGAAGATTCCTATGATGGAAGATATGATTCTGACGGTGCAGAAAAAAGTCTGGAGTCCTTTGTCATTCAG ttatttgaatttttattgacCATTGTTGGAAGCCCAAAATTTGTAAGG GTTGTTATGAACAATGTGAAAGAGTTGGTTTACCATACCATTGGTTTCCTACAAATGACAGAACAACAG GTTCATACCTGGTCTCTGGATGCTAATCAATATGTTGCTGATGAGGATGACAATACATATAGTTGTCGTGTGTCTG GTGCACTTCTATTGGAAGAGATTATTACTTCTTGTGGAATGGAGGGATTAAATGCTGTAATTGACTCTTTGAAAAGACGAATAAGTGATTCTAAACAGCAGAAAGATAGTGGTACTCCAGGATGGTGGAAA TTGCGGGAGGCTACTCTTTTTGCCTTGGGTTCTGTATCAGAGCAGTTGCTTCAAACAGAG GCTACTGGACCAGCGATGCAAAATATGCTGGAGCAAATTGTAATTGATGATGTGGCAACAA GTGTACATGTCTATCCTTTTCTTTATGCACGCTTGTTTACATCCGTTGCAAAGTTTTCTTCTGTG ATGAACCAACAAGTGACAGAGCATTTTTTGTGTGCTGCTATTAAGACAGTGGGCATGGATGT GCCCCCACCTGTGAAAGTTGGTGCATGTCGAGCGCTTTCTGAGCTCCTACCAGATTCTTCTGGAGCAATTCTTCAGCCTTATGCTCTCGATTTATTCTCGTCACTTATAGATCTTCTCAATAAT GCATCTGATGAGACCATGCACTTGGTTCTTGAAACCCTGCAGGCAGCTGTGAAGGCTG GTCATGGGATATTAGCTTCGATTGAACCAGTTATCTCTCCTATTATCCTTAATATGTGGGCTTCACATGTCTCAAACCCTTTCATAAGTATTGATGCTCTGGAGGTTCTGGAG GCGATAAAAAATGCAACCGGTTGCATTCATCCTCTGGTTTCTCGAGTTTTACCTTATATCAGACCAATTCTCAGCAAT CCACATCAACAACCTGATGGATTAGTTGCTGCATCGCTGGATCTTGTAACAATGTTAGTGAAG AATGCTCCTATTGATGTGGTAAAAGCAGTGAACCAAGTTTCTTTTGACCCTGTTGTTAGAATAGTCCTCCAGAGTAATGACCACAGTGAGATGCAG AATGCTACTCAGTGCTTAGCTGCCTTTGTGTCTGGTGGAAAACAAGATTTGCTTGCTTGGAATGGTGATCCTGGATTTACAATGAGGAGTTTACTTGATGTAGCTTCAAG GCTTCTAGATCCTGATTTGGAAAGCTCTGGATCACTTTTTGTTGGTAGTTACATTCTACAACTAATTTTACACCTGCCTTCACAAATGGCACATCATATTAGAGACCTCGTCATTGCTCTTATCAGACGCATGCAATCTTCTCAAATTGCGGGACTGAAAAGCTCATTGCTTCTAATTTTTGCTAGACTG GTTCACATGAGTGTACCTCATGTTGAACAATTTATTGATCTGCTGGTCTCAATCCCAGCTGAAGGTCATCAAAACTCCTTTGGATATGTAATGTTTGAATGGACTAGACAGCAAG GGGAAGTTCAGGGAGCCTACCAAATTAAAGTGACAACCACTGCTTTAGCGTTATTGTTATTGACTGGGCATGTTGAGTTGGGAAATATCAAAGTCCAAGGCCATCTTACCAag TCTGCCGCAGAGATAACCACCCGTTCCAAAGCAAAGCTAGTACCAGATCAATGGACACTATCACCACTTCCCGAGAAG ATTCTGGCTTTGTTGGCAGACTCTTTACTTGAAATTCACGAGCAAGTGGATGGTGATAATGAG GACAGTGATTGGGAAGAAGTTCAGAATGGAGACAAAGAACACGAAGACAACATTGACAATTTCCAATATTCGGTTGGCACTGCGTCACAAGGCAGACCTACATATGAATATCTTGATGCCATGGCCAAGGCCTTCGACGTG GACCAGGATGATGACTATGAAGATGAATATCTCAGCAGTGCAGATCCACTGAACGAG ATAAATTTGGTTAATAATCTCGTAGAGTTCTTCATGAAGTTCTCCGACCGCGACAAATCATATTTCGAACTACTTTTCCAG AGTTTAACCAAAGACCAACAAAATGCTGTTCTAATGGTTTTAAGACGGTGA